GCCAGTTGCCCCCAGGCTCTCAGCGCGCCCTGTGGCCCCTCGGCCGGCCCAGCCCTGGGGGCAGTTTTCTCTCTTACTGTAaagctggggaaaggggaggtTGCAGCCTGTCCTTCCCGGACATCCGTGTCTTCCTCCAGGGGGGCAGAACCCACCCCACAGCCAGCGGGGTTGCCAAGGAGGACGTGTCCATGCATCACTTGGCGATGTAATGAATCCCGCTGAAGCACCCCTCAGGGCAGCCAGCTCGGGACAAATGAGGCCATGCCTGGTAAACTGAGGCGGGGGTGCACAGGTGCGGCCGCCGCTCTTCGAGTTTCGGCTGCCTCCCGCTGCACCCCGGCCTGGCGGGCGGCTCTGAGCGCCGGCCAGGAGGCTTGCGCGCAGCTACCCCTTTCCCAGCGAGCTTCGCGGCCTTTGCCTCTCCTCCCCCGACCTCTCCAGGGCTGTctacccaccccccgccccccccacctcctccggCCAGGCCGCTGCCTTCCTAGCGGCCCCGGCTCTCTCTTTACCGCCCCttgcccagccctgcctgcctctgtgCCCTGCGGCACGTCGCGGCCCGCGGCTCCCGCTTCTGCCGGCCGCTCTCCGCGCACGTCTCGGCGTCCgtggcacccccacccctgtctcgCATCTTGTGTGGCCTCGCCGTTTCGCGCTGGCCCCTCTCACCTCGGTCTCGAGCCCTCCGCTCCCACCTCTGGGGTCCGGTCCCCGAGCTCTCCGGCTCTCTCCTTCCTGGGAGTGCGCCTCGCCGGGTCCCCTCGGTCTGGTCGGCCCGCCCCTCGAGCGGCCCCCTCTCTCCCGCCTCCCTCCCGTCTCCGGCCTCCCTGGGGCTCtcgccctgggggtgggggtggggatgggggcggcggcggcggcggcggcggcggcggcgcggggcggggcggggcggccgggcggggcggggcggggcggtgACGCGGGGCCGGCCGGGCAAGAGGCGCGGtggcgcggggcgggggcgcagTCCCGGGTCCGACCGGCCGagccccgcgcgccccgcccgcGCCCTGCGCCTCCGCCCCGGCcggccggcgggggagggggacatgAGCCGGCGCCCGCGCGCCGCCCGGAGCTGCGGGCCGGCCTAGAGCCCCGCGCGGGGCCCCCGCGCCCAGCCGCCACCGCCACCGAGCCGCGGGCGCCGCGATGCAGCGGCCTGGGGAGCCCGGCGCCGCGCGCTTCGGGCCGCCCGAGGGCTGCGCCGACCACCCGCCGCACCGCTACCGCAGCTTCATGATCGAGGAGATCCTCACCGAGCCGCCGGGGCCCAAGGgcgccgcgcccgccgccgccgccgccgccgccgcgggcgAGCTGCTCAAGTTCGGCGTGCAGGCGCTGCTGGCGGCGCGGCCCTTCCACAGCCACCTGGGTACGTGCGGGGccgcgcggggtgggggtgggggagggagagggacaggcgCCTCGAGGTCGCCGCTCGGGGCAGGCGCCGGGCCGCGCACAGACCTGGCCGGCTGGAGGGGGGCGTCCGCTCTCCCCTTCGCCGCCGACCTGCGGCCTCCGGGCGCGGGCGCAGGACCGGACTGCTAATGTCTGACTGCGGGTCCGAGCGACCTCAGGCTTCGGGCTCCCGGGCCTCAGCCGCAGAGGGCTGGTCGGGAGTGGCCGCGGCTGCCCACGGCGGGGAAGCCGGACCTTTGGGGAAGAAGCCCGTGTCTCCGGGGGGCTGTGCTGGGGGCTGACGCCGGTGCCGGCGCCTCAGGTGGGAGCCCCGCGGCCTCTGCTGCAGCGCCCACGCCCCTGGGCCTGGCCTGGGGACCAGAGGCCTGGCTGTGAGCCGCTGCCCGCCTGGCCCTCCCCCTCCAGGTCGGCTGGGCCTCCTTGGGTCTGGAGCTGCCTGCTCCGGCCTTTTCTGACGCCGCGGGTCCTTCCTCTTCCTTGCTTGGCCGATCCTGCCTTTCCCTGCCGGTCCCTCTCCGAGGCACCCCTTCTTCTTCTggccctccccccctgcccccgccccgtgGGCTTCTCCCTAAGGGGTCTGTCTGCCCATaccgctctcccctcccccccatgggCTTCTCTCTAAGGGGtctgtctgccctccctctcccacgGTCTCCCAGggatcctttctcccctccccacatttGCCTCCACGCTGCCCGGCCCTCGCCTCCTCCAGCAGGGCGAGCCTGGGCCTCAGTGAGATGCCCACCCAGGCAGGACCCCCGCCCTGCAGACTGCCTTGCCCTGCACCCTTGACTCTGCAGCCGCTGCTCGGCCAGTGCACGGGGCAGCAGGGCCCGttcgttcattcgttcgttcCAAGTCCAGCTCTGAGGCAGCCTCCCCGCTGCTCTTTGCAGTGCTGTTAACAATTCGTTTGAAGcgggcaaaaaagaaaaaccaatcaTCACAGGACtaatgaaaaatggaaaggtCTTCACAGGAAGAGTctaaacagagaaaacaggaagggTACTTTCCTGACTCGCGGGGTGCTCGGAGTTTCCCGGAAgcgcccagccccacccccgctAAAGACCAGCCGCCTGCCCGCCGCGTGGCTGTTGTGCCCGGCCCAGGACGCCAGATGCGCTCACTCATTTGACAAACATCTTGTTTCGGCGGGGCCGCAGCGATGCCGACTCGGTTGGGGCAAACGCTCGCCCTTCTCTTTGCCacttcttgctttccttttctgtgaaagaCACACACTGTGCTTCTCCCTGCCGAAACCTTGTGTGCATTGAGAATCCCAAAATCCCGGAGGCGGTTGGGGCCTGGGGAACGGCAACCAAAGGCGGGGGTGCGGGAGGTCCCCCCTCGCAGACTCCAGGGACGCTGGCTTTGAAAAGTGTCACCCTAGGCACGCGGCACAAATCGCGCTCTTTGTGACCGGGCAGGAAGGGTTTGTGCTGGGTGGCGCTGGCCAAGCGCACAGTGCTGGGGATCTTTAGGAGGGAGCAGGGCCCAAGCTGACCggctccccactctctctccctccagccgTGCTGAAGGCGGAGCAGGCAGCGGTGTTTAAGTTCCCACTGGCGCCGCTCGGGTGCTCGGGGCTGGGTTCAGCGTTACTGGCCGCAGGGCCTGGACTGCCCGGCGCCCCCGGCACACCGCACCTGCCGCTTGAGCTGCAGCTCCGTGGGAAGCTGGAGACGCCCGGCACTGGGGAGCCGGGCACCAAGACCAAGAAGGGGCGTCGGAGCCGCACAGTGTTCACCGAGCTGCAGCTGATGGGCCTAGAGAAACGCTTCGAGAAGCAGAAGTACCTCTCCACGCCCGACAGGTAGCCTGGGTCCCGGCTGAGCCCGGCGGATGGTGGGAGGAGTCTACTTGCCCAGCTGAGGGTGCACCCTG
The Prionailurus viverrinus isolate Anna chromosome D4, UM_Priviv_1.0, whole genome shotgun sequence genome window above contains:
- the BARX1 gene encoding homeobox protein BarH-like 1; its protein translation is MQRPGEPGAARFGPPEGCADHPPHRYRSFMIEEILTEPPGPKGAAPAAAAAAAAGELLKFGVQALLAARPFHSHLAVLKAEQAAVFKFPLAPLGCSGLGSALLAAGPGLPGAPGTPHLPLELQLRGKLETPGTGEPGTKTKKGRRSRTVFTELQLMGLEKRFEKQKYLSTPDRIDLAESLGLSQLQVKTWYQNRRMKWKKIVLQGGGLESPTKPKGRPKKNSIPTSEQLTEQERAKEAERPAEAPGEIVDRSRED